A stretch of DNA from Salvelinus fontinalis isolate EN_2023a chromosome 17, ASM2944872v1, whole genome shotgun sequence:
agaacagcccttagccgtggtatattggccatataccacaccccctcgtgccttattacTTAAACGCACACCTACTAAACGAAATCACAAGATTCAATATGTTGCTTTTCACAGTGCGGTGGCAGGAAAATGAATAAGAAAATAGAGGAAGTACTTTTTTCAATGCCTGAGAAATAAGAGGTGTGGTGTGTGAAGAGGGTCAAATGGGTGAGAGTTGGCAGCACTGAATCAATATTTCAGTTGTatgaaggcttaaaaatccttcttcagCCTATCTCCTCCCCATCATCTAAATTGATTGAAGTGGAAGtaaatgacatcaataagggatcattgtattcatctggattcacctggttagtctgcCATGGAAAAAACAGGTCTTCCTAATGCTTTGTACACTTTGTAGTAGACGGTTCATGAATCAGCGTACGTGAACGTGAGTGGATTACCTTGAAAACAACAGGTGGGCGGACATCTTGGAAGCAGTCTTattaacgtaaactcactcacttttgtacatcgccttggtccatacaattgaccttattttagcgccccaaaaacgtaatacttccagatcaactgtaatgtcaataccattgtaaagcacaatttctcccctttccaacagaaccAATTACATGACcccacgctgcccgtttctgcatgattcaagaaggcaatgagccccgtcgggtctttttaaaaatggccgGTGGGGAaacgaaactaatgcgtgatagtgagaaggagagatgttgtgtgggaaaattgctttttttcactcgatctgtccaacttatcaccttatcgcctctaaaatgtaaataaaacactataaagtttatataatgtgtcattacatacctatttgaaggtttgtgtctaatttgaatcgggtttttagggcggtgctaaagtgatcttagaattaaacagcggctttgagaatgatgatcgcaatgatgacgcaaaaaatgactaggtatccatCCCTCttaccccgtcactgtccatttcttgtttttaaaggatgagagaagtgctacacctggtggagagagattgtaagacagaaatatttgctttatgcgtgctgtatgtTATgtcatgacacgtcacgatgtaacggagggtccgttttttcaacttttctccaatactatagagccattaccatgttgatcaacgcttgaatagcaacgtagttcacacccccgattttgaagtcaacacagtcgctacagtcccatttgtTTTCTTTGGAGCCTcatttgaatgttgcggttgcgcacataTGTACGGAATGGGTGAGTTTACGGTTAACTCAGTGCTCTGAACACACGAATCTTCTGGAACGCACCCATCGTCGTGACGTAAACGCCCGCAGTGCATTGTTGGATTCAAAATGGAGTTTGTTATCAAGATTTCAGCTGAAACGTCCCGTCTCGGACTTATTTAACGCATTTTATTTAAATGTCCAGTTGCTGTTTTTCGCACACGTACCAAACAATGCACCGTATGGGATTGGTTTGTTTCGCTAGGGCCGCGGTTGGTCCAAACTCTTTACTTCGACTCTACTCACGCAATTTCAATGCTAGAAAATGTTCCGAACCCCGGTACCAGTGGGCAGGTGCTTGGTGCCAAGCAGGATTGACCAACATCAATAATTACAGTCAGGAAGCACGTAAGAATGAATTGGGACAGTATGTTTGCTATCATCTTCCACACAGGACCTTACTGAAAGTTCAAGGGCAAGATACAAGATCGTTTCTTCAAGGTATTGTAACCAATGACATGGAGCTCTTTGCAAAAGAGGAACAGAACGTTTTGTATGCGCACATGCTGAACGTTCAAGGAAGGACACTGTATGACATTATCATATACAGGTAATGCCTTATTGTAACAGCTACATCTTGTTTACAGTCAGGCTAGCCATAACCTCCATTGTGGGCGTGGCTTGCTTATCTAACTACTAAGTTTCACATGGAAGTTACTGTGCATCAGTTAAGACCGTTTCAATTAGTTACTAGAAACCCAGGCATGATATACATTTGAAGCACTCCCACATGATGGCTGACATGTTCTTTCTTTTATTGTTATTTAGGTTGAAAGTAGCAGAAGCGGGTTGTGGTGTTCTGGTCGAGTGTGACACCACCATAAAGGATGTAATTTTGAAACATTTGAAGGTGTACAAAATCCGCCGGCAGGTGAAGATCAGCACCTGTCCAGAGCTTTCTCTATGGGCTGTGTTGCCTCAGGGAACAGCCCCAGGCCACGAGAGGCCTAAGCCAGATCTCACTGCCCCAGAAAAAGCTCTGATGTGGGAGGAAGATCCGAGAACTGAAGCCATGGGCTGGAGGTTGGTGGTGGACAACAAAGTCGATCCTCTTGAAATTATTCCATGGAGTCAGCAAGGCGACTCAGAAGAGTACCACAGGCACCGCTATGCAATAGGTAGGATCAGCCAACTAGAGGTTTAAGTGGTGGAAATGGTTTGCTTGCCTCATCTAATACTATGTGGTGTAGCCAACTCTATGGTTGTATATTGTCAACTACTGGGTTGTTGTTATGCCATATACAATAGAACAGTTGGTTGCAGCATACggtatggggtggcaggtagcttagtggttagaacgttggactagtaaccgaaaggttgcaagatcaagtcccagagctgacaaggaaaacatctgtcgttctgccgctggacaaggcagttaacccacggttcctaggccgccattgaaaatatgaatttgttcttaactgacttgcctagttaaataaaggtaaaataaaaaatatggctAGCAGGGCTGTTGTATTGAAATTATTCCTGTAATCACCCTATGTTTCTATCTACCTGTTTCTCTTAGGACTTCCTGAGGGGGTGAAGGACCTTCCTCCTGGGGTGGCTCTTCCTCTGGAGTCCAACCTGGTCTACATGCAGGGCATCAGCTTCAGTAAAGGCTGTTACATTGGCCAGGAGTTGACCGCCAGGACTCATCACACCGGGGTGGTGCGGAAGCGTCTGATGCCTGTACGCATGTCAGCACCAGCCGAAGGCTTGGAGGAAGGAGTATCGCTACAGACCCAGTCTGGCAAGCCAGCCGGGAAGCACAGGGCCGGGGTTAGAGAGCTGGGCCTGAGCCTGATCCGCCTGGCTCACGCTAAAGAGCCACTGACACTCAAGGCGTCAGAGGACACCACAGTGACTCTAGAGGCCTCCGTGCCAGACTGGTGGCCCAAAGAGACTAAAGCAAAATGAGGATAGAGGTATTTATTGACCCCAACAATATGAAACAATATGAATATGAAACAAACAAAAGAGCCAAAAGAGAGTCAAAAGAGCCATATAATTTCTACATGGATAGGGTCCATAGTTACATCTTCTCATTCCAAATTAATCTAATACAGTATTTAACTGGTACCACTAGCAGCCATATCTGACAATAGTTTTACTTTGTTTGCAGTATTGAAATTGCTTTAGATAGACTTTCTGAAATTATAATTTTCCTATCTTCCTTGAAACTATGCTGTTTGCCAGTTGTGCACCACCATTTACTAGCTATTGTCAGAAATATTACTATGCATCTCTGGTGTAATAAACATACAAGGACACAAAGTATGGATGTTTCTCATTTTCTCAACATCTCATTCACACAAAACATTCATAAACATATGTATTTCAAGACATCAGGCAAGTTATTTGGGCTACCTATCTCTGAAACCAAAGCCTTATCAACCAAATGTATTGATAAAGATGCTCAGAAAGGGATACAGTGGCCAACTCCCGGCAAAGGGAgtgctgccccctagtggagtgTATGGTTTCTTTAATCTGCTGCAGTaaaatttcatttatttttttattatttttatttcacctttatttaaccaggtaggctagttgagaacaagttctcatttacaactgcgacctggccaagataaagcaaagcagtttgacacatacaacaacacagagttacacatggaataaacaaaaatagtcaataatacagtagaaaaagtctata
This window harbors:
- the iba57 gene encoding putative transferase CAF17 homolog, mitochondrial; the encoded protein is MSSCCFSHTYQTMHRMGLVCFARAAVGPNSLLRLYSRNFNARKCSEPRYQWAGAWCQAGLTNINNYSQEARKNELGQYVCYHLPHRTLLKVQGQDTRSFLQGIVTNDMELFAKEEQNVLYAHMLNVQGRTLYDIIIYRLKVAEAGCGVLVECDTTIKDVILKHLKVYKIRRQVKISTCPELSLWAVLPQGTAPGHERPKPDLTAPEKALMWEEDPRTEAMGWRLVVDNKVDPLEIIPWSQQGDSEEYHRHRYAIGLPEGVKDLPPGVALPLESNLVYMQGISFSKGCYIGQELTARTHHTGVVRKRLMPVRMSAPAEGLEEGVSLQTQSGKPAGKHRAGVRELGLSLIRLAHAKEPLTLKASEDTTVTLEASVPDWWPKETKAK